In Candidatus Contubernalis alkalaceticus, the following proteins share a genomic window:
- a CDS encoding precorrin-8X methylmutase has protein sequence MDIINEPLKIEEKSMAIIEEHLQGMNIPFGEKQVTKRVIHATGDPTYAGIMAFSPQAVKTAVNILKEGKNIITDVEMVRVGINKKITGRLGGLVECFMHHPEVIKGAEEEKITRASFSMHWAKEKINGNIVVIGNAPTALFTLLDIIEKKEVKPAFIIGVPVGFVGSAEAKEALEMQQEIPYITLKGVKGGSPVAVSITNALLKLADG, from the coding sequence ATGGACATCATTAATGAACCTTTAAAAATTGAAGAAAAAAGTATGGCTATTATTGAAGAGCACCTTCAGGGAATGAATATTCCCTTTGGAGAGAAGCAGGTGACAAAAAGGGTTATCCATGCTACCGGGGACCCCACCTATGCAGGAATTATGGCTTTTAGCCCTCAGGCAGTGAAAACAGCGGTGAACATCTTAAAAGAAGGAAAAAATATAATTACCGATGTGGAAATGGTCAGGGTAGGAATCAACAAGAAAATTACGGGCCGTCTGGGGGGATTGGTGGAATGTTTTATGCATCATCCGGAGGTTATAAAGGGTGCTGAAGAAGAAAAAATTACCAGGGCTTCTTTTTCTATGCATTGGGCTAAAGAAAAAATAAACGGGAATATTGTTGTCATAGGGAATGCTCCCACGGCTTTATTTACCCTGCTGGACATCATCGAAAAAAAGGAAGTAAAACCAGCTTTTATTATAGGCGTACCCGTGGGTTTTGTTGGTTCTGCTGAAGCAAAAGAAGCCCTGGAAATGCAGCAGGAAATCCCCTATATTACCCTGAAAGGGGTAAAAGGGGGAAGTCCGGTGGCTGTATCTATAACTAACGCTTTATTAAAGTTGGCTGACGGGTAG